A DNA window from Trichomycterus rosablanca isolate fTriRos1 chromosome 11, fTriRos1.hap1, whole genome shotgun sequence contains the following coding sequences:
- the pdp2 gene encoding pyruvate dehydrogenase [acetyl-transferring]-phosphatase 2, mitochondrial, giving the protein MSTSMCTRLLCQTGSGRAFLSAVWNTSSFTTPQSMILPLHVRPCSSRGRRSSRGSSQEKGQALSSAGHEMDFRLSRLQIDGVLRANEQSVRIPEFDRRGGVSPVLKFDSNQLAANSPLEDRRSSATCLQTRGMLFGVFDGHGGHACAQVVSERLPYYVAVAMMAESSLEDLEASMETLRPVPPILQWYKHHNDHNYRESAALYVNHLRVFWQELLASEEHGSGMSPDEAFSYAFQRLDSDLSLEAQVPLASDLMRNTAVQAAFAGCTACLAHVGPEGIHVANAGDCRAVLGVQESDGSWSALPLSQDHNAANAAEVERVCSQHPQSERQTVIMDDRLLGVLMPLRAFGDVRFKWSRELQQSVLENGGCDLEALNLYQYAPPNYLTPPYLDAKPEVTYHRLRPQDRFLILASDGLWDEIDNEEAVRLVAEHLTGIHLESPVSASQCQLSLGQMHQLLLQRQARATPALDVNAATHLIRNALGTNEYGEMDQERLAAMLALPDDLARMYRDDISVTVVYFNSSLNKSPRKN; this is encoded by the coding sequence ATGTCGACTAGCATGTGCACAAGACTTCTCTGCCAAACTGGCAGTGGCCGTGCCTTTCTCTCAGCTGTCTGGAATACTTCTTCTTTTACCACCCCCCAGTCTATGATTTTGCCTCTTCACGTCAGACCCTGCTCTTCTCGTGGTAGGAGGTCCAGCCGAGGCTCGAGTCAGGAAAAAGGACAGGCATTATCTTCGGCTGGTCATGAGATGGACTTTCGGCTAAGCAGATTGCAGATTGATGGCGTGCTGCGTGCTAATGAGCAGTCTGTGCGTATACCAGAGTTTGACAGACGTGGGGGTGTTAGCCCTGTGCTGAAGTTTGACAGCAATCAGCTTGCAGCTAATTCTCCACTGGAAGACAGACGCAGCAGTGCCACTTGCTTGCAGACCCGAGGAATGCTGTTCGGAGTTTTTGATGGGCACGGAGGCCATGCTTGTGCTCAGGTTGTCAGTGAGCGACTGCCTTATTATGTCGCTGTGGCAATGATGGCCGAGTCCAGCCTTGAGGACTTGGAGGCATCAATGGAGACCCTACGACCTGTGCCTCCGATACTGCAGTGGTACAAGCACCATAATGATCACAACTACCGCGAGTCTGCTGCTCTCTACGTCAATCATTTACGCGTCTTCTGGCAAGAGCTGCTCGCGAGTGAAGAGCACGGGAGCGGAATGAGTCCTGATGAAGCCTTCAGTTATGCATTCCAGCGCCTAGACTCTGATCTCTCTTTGGAGGCTCAGGTCCCACTTGCCAGTGATCTGATGCGGAACACGGCCGTCCAGGCTGCCTTTGCAGGCTGCACAGCCTGTCTCGCTCACGTGGGGCCAGAAGGAATACACGTAGCAAATGCCGGTGATTGCCGGGCCGTGTTGGGTGTTCAGGAGAGTGACGGGAGTTGGAGCGCCCTGCCCCTGTCTCAGGATCACAATGCTGCCAATGCAGCTGAAGTAGAGCGTGTGTGTTCGCAGCACCCACAAAGCGAGCGCCAAACGGTCATTATGGACGACAGGCTGCTAGGGGTTCTAATGCCATTGCGAGCTTTTGGTGACGTTCGCTTTAAATGGAGCCGTGAGCTGCAGCAGAGTGTCCTCGAGAATGGAGGCTGTGACTTGGAGGCACTAAACCTGTACCAATACGCGCCACCCAATTATCTCACTCCACCATACCTCGACGCCAAGCCCGAGGTCACCTACCATCGTCTGCGGCCACAGGATCGCTTCCTGATCCTGGCGTCAGATGGTTTGTGGGATGAAATTGACAACGAAGAGGCGGTCAGGCTGGTGGCAGAGCATTTGACAGGCATTCACCTGGAATCGCCAGTCTCTGCTAGCCAGTGCCAACTCAGCCTGGGACAGATGCACCAGCTTTTGCTGCAGAGGCAAGCCCGTGCCACGCCTGCCCTTGACGTAAATGCAGCCACGCACCTGATTCGTAATGCTCTTGGTACTAATGAATACGGAGAGATGGACCAAGAAAGACTGGCTGCCATGTTGGCACTGCCAGATGACCTGGCACGCATGTATCGCGATGACATTTCTGTCACAGTGGTTTATTTTAACTCCAGTCTAAACAAATCACCTCGTAAAAATTAG